In a single window of the Alkalinema sp. FACHB-956 genome:
- a CDS encoding FHA domain-containing protein: MPSEPRQNHLLIIEDDKGRREFNLDAPVYSIGRDPRCDIRLVSQFVSRRHATLVQLPKEDGSYYYRIVDGNLRGQASANGLLINGRKLQTHDLQDADEVVFGPQVRAIYYLLKREAVQTVPPDEFDITLISPGMVGDPEDLGDDELD, encoded by the coding sequence ATGCCTTCAGAACCGCGCCAAAACCATCTGCTCATCATTGAAGACGACAAAGGTCGGCGAGAATTTAACCTGGATGCTCCCGTCTATTCGATCGGTCGTGATCCCCGTTGTGACATTCGCCTCGTGTCACAATTTGTTTCCCGCCGCCATGCCACTTTGGTGCAACTGCCGAAGGAAGATGGCAGCTATTACTACCGCATTGTAGACGGTAACCTCCGGGGCCAAGCCAGTGCCAATGGGCTGCTGATCAATGGGCGCAAGCTCCAAACCCATGATTTGCAGGATGCAGATGAAGTTGTGTTTGGCCCCCAGGTTCGTGCTATTTACTATCTGCTGAAACGGGAAGCTGTACAAACGGTACCACCCGATGAGTTTGATATCACGCTCATTAGCCCTGGTATGGTCGGCGATCCCGAAGATTTAGGGGATGACGAGCTAGACTGA